The Euphorbia lathyris chromosome 3, ddEupLath1.1, whole genome shotgun sequence genome contains a region encoding:
- the LOC136224220 gene encoding uncharacterized protein — translation MEKEGEAIEQQINQNWSEAVEDLVSSGDTDAAISLLETLVLQLETLSPSETVSLQLASALTELSKLFSANNFSLKSDQLLSRATILQQRALHSCPSGNVEAGKKGSSNDKDSQPNAALSFNDLVPDGNCVDVHLEESSGLLHDASPCNGSSDDDWEAIADRPPNELLSSPGLPSVSNLSLEDTKSHSRKQRGRGTFTYKQDKLYSDQQSDISPKVAEENEDLGRSVNVQQDAESIHSKYGTRHVLVIANFPPSTKTIDLENLFQEFKDCVVVIRWVSDTVALAVFQKPSLALEAMNKIHCPFTMRILEDDDILLSSIPAKDVEPPRRRPQTSARTAQRLIAQGMGLKLPLPSKTFSSKELKNQEEARKNRIVSRQKMIEDAWGADSS, via the exons ATGGAAAAAGAAGGCGAAGCAATTGAACAACAAATCAACCAGAACTGGAGCGAGGCAGTGGAAGATCTGGTGAGTTCCGGTGACACAGACGCCGCAATCTCTCTCCTTGAAACGCTGGTTTTGCAACTCGAAACCTTAAGCCCTTCCGAAACGGTTAGTCTCCAGTTGGCTTCCGCCCTTACTGAATTGTCCAAGCTCTTTTCCGCCAACAACTTCTCTCTCAAATCCGACCAACTTCTCTCTCGCGCTACTATTCTCCAACAACGTGCCCTTCACTCTTGCCCTTCCGG GAATGTTGAAGCCGGGAAGAAAGGCTCGAGTAATGATAAGGACTCACAGCCCAATGCTGCTTTGAGTTTCAATGATTTAGTTCCTGATGGGAATTGTGTGGATG TGCATTTGGAGGAATCTTCTGGACTGCTTCATGATGCTTCGCCTTGCAATGGATCATCTGATGAtg ATTGGGAAGCAATTGCAGATCGTCCACCCAATGAATTACTCAGTTCACCAGGGTTGCCTAGTGTTTCAAATCTGTCCCTGGAAGATACTAAATCTCATAGCCGTAAGCAACGTGGAAGGGGAACATTCACATATAAACAAGACAAATTGTATAGTGATCAGCAATCAGACATATCTCCGAAAGTTGCTGAAGAGAATGAAGATTTGGGCAGAAGTGTAAATGTACAACAAGATGCAGAATCAATACACT CTAAATATGGAACACGACATGTTCTTGTTATTGCCAATTTTCCACCAAGCACGAAGACCATAGACCTTGAGAATCTTTTCCAGGAGTTCAAAGATTGTGTAGTGGTCATTCGCTGGGTCAGTGATACAGTAGCGCTTGCTGTATTCCAAAAACCGTCCCTTG CACTTGAGGCCATGAACAAAATTCATTGTCCATTTACCATGCGTATCCTTGAGGACGATGATATTCTTTTGAGTTCAATCCCTGCAAAAG ATGTGGAACCTCCTCGTCGAAGGCCACAGACATCAGCGAGAACAGCGCAGAGGCTTATAGCACAGGGAATGGGATTGAAGTTGCCTTTGCCTAGCAAAACATTCAGTTCAAAGGAGCTGAAGAATCAAGAAGAAGCTAGAAAGAATCGCATTGTGAGCAGGCAAAAGATGATAGAAGATGCCTGGGGTGCTGATTCTTCATGA